The bacterium sequence TTATAACAGCTCCAGGTTATGGAATAATCAATTCCTAATGCAATGCCCTTTTTTATAATTTCTGCTTTAGACATTCTGAGTAAAGGCGCATGAATCTTTGTTTTTTTTCCTTTAATACCAGCTTTAGTCCCGAGATTTGCTAGGTTTTCAAACGCTTCTAAGTACTCTGGTCTACAGTCCGGATAACCACTATAGTCAACTGCATTTGCCCCAATAAATATATCGTTTGCTCCAACAACCTCTGCCCAGGCCAATGCAATAGAAAGGAATATAGTATTTCTCGCTGGAACATACGTAACAGGTATTTCCATTGAGATGCTATCTGTCGGGATATCTATATTAGCTGTTAGTGCAGAGTCTCCAATTTCCCTTAGATCTACCACTATGATTTTGTGTTCCTTGACACAAAAAGAACTAGCAACTTTTTTAGCGCTTTTAATCTCAATCTTGTGACGCTGTCCATAATCAAGAGTTAATGAGTACAACTCGTAGTTTTCTGCTTTAGCAATAGCCATTGCAGTTGTTGAATCAATTCCTCCGCTGCTGAGAACTATAGCCTTTTTCATCTAAACGCCTCTCGCATCCGGTCCCCATATATATTTATGAATCTGAATCTGCA is a genomic window containing:
- the queC gene encoding 7-cyano-7-deazaguanine synthase QueC, producing the protein MKKAIVLSSGGIDSTTAMAIAKAENYELYSLTLDYGQRHKIEIKSAKKVASSFCVKEHKIIVVDLREIGDSALTANIDIPTDSISMEIPVTYVPARNTIFLSIALAWAEVVGANDIFIGANAVDYSGYPDCRPEYLEAFENLANLGTKAGIKGKKTKIHAPLLRMSKAEIIKKGIALGIDYSITWSCYNPRTGSKACGKCDSCKFRLKGFKEAGYKDPVQYST